A region of the Polynucleobacter sp. MWH-Braz-FAM2G genome:
CGATCCACGCTCTATTGCAAAACGTGCTGAAGCGTATTTGAAGAGCACTGGTATTGGCGATGCTGCTTACTTTGGTCCAGAGCCAGAATTCTTTATTTTTGACGGCGTTCGTTGGGGTGCCGATATGCAAGGTTGCTTCGTAAAGATTGATTCTGAAGAAGCGCCATGGTCATCATCTAAAGAAATCGAAGGCGGCAATACTGGTCATCGTCCAGGTAAAAAAGGCGGCTACTTCCCAGTTGCTCCAGTAGATACATTCCAAGATATGCGTTCCGAAATGTGCTTGATTCTCGAATCATTGGGCATTCCAGTTGAAGTTCATCACCATGAAGTTGCTGGTCAAGGCCAAAACGAATTGGGAACCAAGTTCAGCACATTGGTACAGCGTGCTGACTGGACTATCTGGCAGAAGTACGTTATTCAAAACGTTGCGCATGCTTATGGCAAGACAGCAACATTTATGCCTAAGCCAGTAGTTGGCGATAACGGTTCTGGTATGCACGTTCACCAATCTGTTTGGAAAAACGGTGAGAACTTGTTTGCTGGTAATGGTTACGCAGGTTTGTCAGAGTTTGCTCTGTTCTACATCGGCGGCATCATCAAGCACGCGAAGGCATTAAACGCAATTACTAACCCAGGTACAAACTCATACAAGCGTTTGGTTCCAGGTTTTGAGGCGCCAGTGAAGTTGGCATACTCAGCACGTAATCGTTCTGCTTCTATCCGTATTCCACACGTTGCTAATCCAAAGGGTCGTCGTATTGAGACTCGCTTCCCAGATCCATTGGCTAACCCATACTTGGCATTCTCTGCCTTGTTGATGGCTGGTTTGGATGGTGTTCAGAACAAGATTCATCCAGGCGAAGCTGCTGACAAGAACTTGTATGACTTGCCACCAGAAGAAGATGCAAAGATCCCAACCGTTTGCGCGAGCTTGGAAGAAGCATTGGATGCATTGAGGAAAGATCACGAGTTCTTGACTCGCGGTGGAGTATTCACTGAATCAATGATTGATGCATATATCAATTTGAAGATGGAAGATGTCACACGTTTCCGTATGACAACTCATCCAATCGAATTTGATATGTACTACTCCCTGTAAGCGAAGGAGAGAACTTGAGCGCAGGTCTGTTGCGCAATTCGTTCAAGGGAGCAGCTTCGGCTGCTCCTTTTTTTCCGACATTGCTTGATCAGATGCCGAATGCCATCGTGGTATTTACGGCTGAGAACCAACAATTGGTATATGTGAATCCCGCTGCTGAGTCAGCCCTCGATCTTTCACGTAAATCACTTGAAGGTCAATCTGTGCACAATTTATTTGGCGATAACGAAGCATTAAATTCCATGATTTCCGAAGTGAGGCTAGGGCATGTATCAGCTCAACGTCAAGAAATGATGTTGCACTCGATGCCTAGCAGCATTCATCAAGAAATCATTCCGGCGCATGTGGTTGTCGCTGCGTTGGAAGACCCCACGCTGATCATGATGGAGTGGTTTCCAATCGATCAACAGCTGCGTAGCGAGCGCGATGAACGCGTGACTCAGCAAGTTGAGGCAAATAAACAGTTGATGCGCAACTTAGCGCATGAGATTAAAAATCCATTAGGCGGTATACGTGGAGCGGCGCAATTACTCGAATTTGAGTTGCCCGAAAAAGGTTTGCGTGAATATACGCAAGTCATTATTAAAGAATCTGATCGTTTACAAACGTTGGTGGATCGTCTCTTGGCGCCACATCGTAAAGCCCATGTGATGGAATCTTTTAATGTGCATGAGGCCTTAGAGCGTGTTCGCAGCTTGGTGCTGGCCGAGTTTCCAAAAGGTCTGCGCATTATTCGAAATTACGACACGAGCTTGCCAGATTTATTGGGTGATCGTGAGCAACTGATTCAGGCAACTCTGAATATTGTTCACAACGCCGCCCAAGCGCTGAGCGAAGAAATTCGCACTGGAGTAGCGCAAATAGAATTAAAAACTCGAGTAGCACGTTCGGTTACTATCGCAAAGCATCGCTATAAATTAGCCTTGGATTTGCATGTGATTGATAACGGCCCAGGCATACCACAAGAGATTATCGAGCGCATTTTCTTTCCCTTGGTGTCGGGTCGAGAGGGTGGTAGCGGACTTGGTCTGACGTTAGCGCAAACCTTTGTTCAGCAGCATCAGGGCTTTATCACTTGTAATAGCCGTCCTGGGCGCACTGATTTTCATATTCAAATTCCATATCGTAGGCAGGAGAAAGCATCATGAAACCAGTTTGGATCGTAGATGACGATCAATCTATTCGTTGGGTCCTTGAAAAAGCTCTATCGCGTGAAAATATTCCGCATAAGAGTTTTTCTAATCCCAACGATGTGCTCAATGCCCTAGAAAAAGAGACGCCTCAGGTGTTGATCTCCGATATTCGCATGCCACGCGGTAATGGCTTGGATTTATTGCAACATGTGAAGGCTAGTCATCCGCATTTACCAGTCATCATCATGACTGCCTATTCGGATTTAGATTCTGCTGTTTCCTCGTTTCAAGGTGGCGCTTTTGAATATCTTACAAAACCATTTGATGTAGAAAAGGCGGTTGAGCTGATTCATCGCGCTGTGGAGCAGGGCACCCGAGATAATTCTGGTGCCAAGGAATTAACTGCTTGGAGACAAGATGCGACCGAGATTATTGGTCAAGCGCCAGCGATGCAAGAAATTTTCCGTGCAATAGGACGTTTGGCTCAATCTAATGCCACCGTCTTGATCACTGGTGAATCCGGTACCGGAAAAGAGTTGGTTGCTCACGCATTACATAAACATAGCCCTAGCGCCAAGGGTCCATTTGTATCGCTGAGTACTTCCGCAGTACCTAAAGATTTATTGGAATCCGAGTTGTTTGGTCATGAGCGGGGCGCCTTCCCTGGTGCTCAGACTCTACGCCGTGGTCGTCTAGAACAAGCTGATGGCGGTACTTTATTTTTGGGTGAGGTTGGAGACCTGCCATTTGACCTTCAAACTCGCTTATTGCGCGTATTGTCTGATGGGCATTTTTATCGCATTGGCGGTCAAGATCCTATTAAGGCAAATGTTCGCATCATTGCATCAACTCATCAAAATTTAGAGGCAAGAGTAGTGGCTGGGCTTTTCCGTGAAGACTTATTGCATCGCCTAAATGTGATTCGTTTGCGTATGCCTTCTTTGCGCGAACGTACAGAAGACATTCCGATGTTGGCAAGGCACTTTATGCTGAGCTGTGCTAAATCCCTGGGCGTACAACCTAAAAAACTCTCAGATGAAGTGCTGAAAGAAATTAGTGCGATGCCATTTCCAGGAAACGTACGTCAACTAGAAAACTTATGTCATTGGCTAACAGTAATGACATCAGCAAATGTGATTGGAGTGAGCGATCTTCCTGCTGATATCGTAGCCCAGGCTAATGAGCAGCCAATTGCACTTCAAAGTGAGTCCGCGCCCAGTAATCCTAATCTTGCAAAAGCAGCCTCAGGTGACTGGGAGAGTGGTTTAGGGCGCCTCGCTGTGAAGATGCTGCAGGATGGCGAAAAGGAAGTATTTGATGCTCTTACTGCTCGCTTTGAAAAAGCGGTATTGCAAGCTGCTTTAGAGGTGACTCGTGGTAGGAGAGTTGAAGCTGCGCAGCGATTAGGTATTGGCCGCAATACGATCACGAGAAAGTTGCAAGAATTGGGAATCGATGACTGATTCAGTTCGAATAGCAGCGTGGAATGTGAACTCCCTGAAGGTTCGCCTTCCACAAGTATTGCGTTGGTTGCAGGATCAAGAAAAAAAGCAGCAAGCTATTGATGCGCTTTGTTTGCAAGAGCTGAAGCTGACCGATGACAAGTATCCCCACAAAGAGCTGGAGGATGCTGGTTATTTGAGTCTGGCTGCAGGGCAAAAAACCTATAACGGTGTTGCAATTATTCTGCGTAAAGCTGCATTGGCGCCCATTTCATCGGACATTGAGACTGCTTTCCTGAAGCCAGTCAGAAATATTCCGGATCATGCTGATGAGCAGCAGCGTATCCTTGCGGCTACAGTCTGTTTTGCTGGTACTCAACCCATGAGATTAGTATCTGCTTATTTCCCTAATGGGCAGTCGCCTGAGAGCGAGAAATTCACTTACAAGCTCAATTGGCTGCAAGCCTTGCAAACCTGGCTGAGCGAAGAGCTTCAGCAAAACTCACGTCTAGCTTTGCTTGGTGATTTCAATATTGCGCCTGCCGATGAAGATGTTCATGACCCTAAGGCTTGGGAAGGTCAGAATCTAGTGTCACCACCAGAGCGTGCCGCATTTCAGGATTTACTTAAACTTGGATTGCATGATTCATTCAGAATGTTTGAACAGTCACCCAAAACCTTCAGTTGGTGGGATTACCGCATGATGGGCTTTAGAAGGAATGCCGGTTTGCGCATCGATCACATATTGTTGAGTGAAGCGCTTAAAGCGAAATGCGAAGCTAGTATCGTTGATAAAGAACCAAGAGCTTGGGAGCAGCCGTCAGACCATGCCCCCGTAATAGCAACCATTAAAAAAACCTAAGCCTGCTGCGCTAAGCCCCCATGCCTTAGCAAGGCATCGATACTCGGTTCTCTACCTCTAAACGCTTTAAAAGATTCAGCAGCAGGGCGACTGCCGCCCACTTCCAGAATTTCTTGTCGATAACGAGCGCCCGTTTTTTCATCCAGAACACTGCCAGTAAGTTTGGCGGCCTCTTCAAAGGCAGAGTAAACGTCAGCTGACAGTACTTCCGCCCATTTATAACTGTAATATCCCGCTGCATAGCCGCCGGCAAATATATGGCTAAATGTATTGATCCAACGGGAAATCTCTGGTTGAGAGATTACGTTAAATTGGTTGGCAATCTCTCTAGAGAGTTCTAGCACTGCTCGGCTTTCTGTACTTTGCGCATCAAATGTAGAGTGCAAACGCCAATCGGTTAATGACATCACAATTTGACGCAGGGTCATGTAGCCATTTTGGAAATTCTTGGCGGCTAACATTTTTTCAAAAAGTTCGCGGGGTAAAGGTTTACCTGTCTCGGCATGAGAGGTCATTTTTTCTAAAACCTCCCACTCCCAACAGAAGTTTTCCATAAATTGACTTGGTAGCTCAACTGCATCCCACTCAACACCATTGATGCCAGAGACTCCTAGGGCGCTAACTTGAGTTAAGAGATGATGCAGACCATGACCGCTCTCATGGAAAAGGGTAATCACATCATCATGGGTAATGGTGGGTTGACGCAATACACCGTCCACCTTTACAGGGGGTGCAAAGTTGCAGACTAAGTAAGCTACCGGTATTTGGATCTCTCCATTGGGCAATATCCTGCGTCCACGTGCATCATCCATCCATGCGCCACCTCGTTTACCAGGTCGAGCGTAGGGGTCTAAATAAAAATACGCCACGATATTGCCTTGAGTATTCTTGACTGAGAACGATTGCACATCCGTATGCCAAGTAGGGAGATCAGCAGCTTCAATCTTGACGCCAAACAGGGTTTGGATTACTTGAAAAAGTCCATCTAATGCTTTGGGCAGAGGAAAATATTGCTTAAGCTCGTTCTCTGAAAATGAATAACGTTCTTGCTTTAATCTTTCTGAGGCAAAGGCAATATCCCAGGGTTCCAGCCCATCGGAAATACCGAGCTTCGTTTTTGCAAAATCACTCAATTCTTGCCAATCTTTGAGTGCAAATGGTTTTGCCTTCTGTGCAAAGTTGGTTAAGAATGAGTCCACCTCCTCAACGCTATTTGCCATCTTTGGCGCCAAACTTAGTGCGGCATAATTTTTGAAGCCGAGCATACGAGCCTCTTCATCTCGTAATCTTAATTGCTCAAGCATATTGAGAGTGTTATCCCACTCTAACTTACCATTGGCGTATTGAGGTGCTAGTTCTGAAGCTCGTGTAACGTATGCTTCATACATGAGACGTCTTAGCGCACGATTTTCAGAGTACTGCATGACTGGGTAGTAGGAGGGGAAGTGTAGCGTGAATGCCCAGCCCTGCAGGTTCTTTTGCGCAGCGGTGTCAGCAGCTGCAGTAATTGCATCTTCAGGCAATCCAACTAATTCAGCCTTGTTTGTAATAAGGTGCACAAAACTATCGGTGGCATCTAAGACATGATCGGAAAACGCTTTACCTAATATCGCTTGTTCGTCTTGAATTTGAGCAAAGCGGGGCTTATCAGCATCGCTAAGTTCGGCGCCACCCAAACGAAAATCTCGCAAAGAATTTTCAATCACTTTTTTCTGTGCTGGACTTAGTTTCTCAAAGACAGGTGCTTTACTTAATTCTTTGAATTTTTTGTAAAGATCTAAATTCTGTCCAAGACTAGAGAAGAAGGCGGTAACTTTGGGCAACATTTCTCCATAAGCTGCACGTAGTTCTGGCGTATCGGCAACACTATTGAGATGGGAGATCACTCCCCAAGATCTTCCCAATGCCTCGGTAGCATCTTCAAGAGGTTCTGCTAAAGCATTCCAGGTTGGCGCAGTATCCGAATTTACTGCCACATCAACAGCTTCTTGTGCGCGTTTGAGTAAATACTCAATTGCAGGGGCAATGTGTTCGGGCTTAACTTTTGAATAGCTGGCAATGCCTCGACCAAAAGTTAGTAGAGGATTATTTTGTAAATCAGAAGGAAGGGTATTGGAAGAGGATGTAGTCATCCCTCTAGCTTAACGGACTGGGAACTATTTTGCTAAAAGTCCCAGCCAATCCCTTAGAGCTTGACCGCTTTTTCAGCTGCTTCCAAGGTGTTCATGAGGAGCATAGTGATAGTCATCGGGCCAACTCCACCTGGAACTGGGGTGATCCAGCCTGCAACATATTTGGCCGTATCGAAGTCGACATCTCCGCAAAGCTTGCCATCGGGTAGGCGATTGATGCCTACGTCAATTACTACAGCGCCATTCTTGACCATATCGCCGGAAATCATCTTTGGTTTGCCTGTAGCTACCACCAAAATATCGGCATCTTTAGTATGGTGAGCTAAGTCACGGGTTTTGCTATTACAAATAGTCACGGTTGCACCAGCTTGCAATAAAAGCATTGCCATTGGCTTACCTACGATATTAGAGGCGCCCACAATGACAGCGCGAGCCCCGCGAATGGGGTAGTCAATGCTTTCGAGGATTTTCATGCAACCATAAGGCGTGCAAGGTTTGAACTCGGGTTGCCCAACCATGAGCGCGCCAGCATTGGCAACATGAAAGCCATCAACATCTTTTTCTGGAGCAATTGCCTCGAGAACACGCTCTGAAGCAATGTGTTCTGGTAGCGGAAGTTGTACCAAGATTCCGTGTATAGCTGGGTCCGCATTAAGGGTGGCGATGCGAGCAAGCAACTCTTCTTCGCCAAGTTCAGCAGAGTAACGCTCTAAGACAGAATGAAAGCCAACGTCTTCGCAAGCCTTCACTTTATTGCGCACATAGACTTGGCTGGCTGGATTATCTCCGACCACAATGACTGCCAATCCTGGTCTAGTGCCTTTAGCGGTAACAATGGCCCCGCGTGCGGCAATCTCAGTGCGTAGTTTTTTAGAAAGGGCGTTTCCGTCTAATAATTGAGCAGGCATTGATCAACCCAGTGATTAATTAGGCTGTGGGTCAGACAAAGCTAGGCGAAGCAGATCGGCAACTGTATTGACATTGAGCTTCTCCATGATATTGGCACGATGTGCTTCAACAGTCTTAATAGAGATACCGAGGTCATCGGCAATTTGTTTGTTTAAGCGACCAGCAACAATGCGCTCCAATACTTGGCGTTCGCGTCCTGTTAGCTTGCTCAGTAAACCTTGGGTAATTTTTCGTTGGCTAGCTTGAGAGTAAACAACACGAGCTTTGGCAAGCATGCGATCAACCAAGCCGCAAAGATCATTCTCTTTAAAGGGTTTCTCAATAAAATCGATTGCGCCACGCTTCATTGTGGAGACTGCCATGGAGACGTCACCATGACCGGTGATAAAGGCAACAGGCATTGGCAGATTTTCACTGGTGAGGCGCTCTTGTAGCTCAAGGCCAGACATGCCAGGCATCCGAACATCCAAAATAGCGCAAGAGATGGTGGATTTATCTGTGCTTTGTAGAGATTGTAAAAAACGTTCAGCGCTTGCATGGCAACGCACTACATAGCCATTGCTCTCAAGGAGCCAGGTAAGCGAATCTCTTACCGCTTCATCGTCATCCACAACATAGACAACTTCGGCTTGATTTGGTTTTGTAGTAGCACTTAAGTTCATATCGGTTCTCGCGAGGTCAAACTATCAATTCGGTGTTAAACATTATCCTTAGATTCTGGGGATTCTAAGGGTAGGAGTATTGTAAAGGTGCAGCCTGCCAGCTTGGTCTGTTCTGAGTCCGTGACGTTTGTGGCCCAAAGTCTGCCATGGTGGGACTCAATAATAGAACGGCAAATATTGAGTCCCATGCCCATACCATCGGATTTTGTACTAAAAAACGGCTCAAACATGTGTTCCAGCACGTTTTCAGGGATGCCACCACCGGCATCAGTAACCTGGATTCTGAGCATCGCTGGGAAGATACTGGTTTCTAAATCCGCGCTAATTTTTACAGCGGGAGCTGACCAGCGGGAGGAAAGGGGGTACGCCTCGCGAACGCTATCAAGAGCATTCTTCAGGAGATTCACTACCACCTGCAGGATTAGAACCGGATCTAGATTGACTACTGGTAGATTTTCCGCAATCTGAGAAGTGATGCTTAAGCGATGCCGATGTGCCTCAATTTCAACCAAGCCAACTGCGTCGTTAATGATTTCTGAAATGCAAGATGCCTTACGTTGTGGCTCGCTGCGTTTCACAAAACCCCGTATACGTTGAATGATGGTGCCAGCTCGATGAGCCTGTTCAGAGGCTTTTTCTAGTGCGGGCAAAATTTCTTTAGTTAGTGTTGGATCTAGATTGCCGTCTAAACGCTTAGCAACACCCATGCAGTAATTGGATATGGCGGAGAGTGGTTGATTTAATTCGTGAGCTAGTGAAGATGCCATTTCACCCATGGTGGTAAGGCGACTAGTAAACTGCATGCGCTCTTGTTGCTGCTGCGCTAATTCATCTGCTTCTTTGCGGGTGGTGATATCCGTAGCAATTAAAAGCTGCGCGAGATGTCCATCTACCCATGGAATAAAGCGACGTCTTACTTCAAACCATTGATTGCTGCCGTCACTCAGTTGCACTTCTTCAGACTCAGATTCTTGATACAAAAAGTGTGTTGGAATTCCAGGGGGAGAATCTTCTAGGTCCTCTGCAATATCTCGCATCGTGGTATTACTTGCATCGTTACCAGCCAATTGGAAGTGACCTTTTGAGTCATCACCAAAGCGCTCACGATAGAAACGATTAGCAAACAACAGAGCATTTGTTTCCAAAGAGACAACCGATACTGCTGCGTCTAGACTTTCTAAAACGGTTGTAAAGCGTTCTTGAGATGCTGCCAACTCTTCACGAATCTTTTTTGGCTCAGAAATATCAATTAATGAAGTAACCCAGCCAGTCTGCTTTCCTTTTTCATTGATGAGTGGGGCAATAAAGGTGCGGGTTTGGATTAGAGTGCCATCTCTTTTGACGATCACGCCTTCAATACCGACCTTCATGCTGCCTGAGATATCAGCTCGTAGCGCACGATTCATTTTTTCAACGAGCTCATCCCTTCTGCTATCAGGCCAGAATGGGAATGGCGGCGTGAGACCCATTAACTCGTCAGCGGTCCAGCCCGTCATTTCGCAAAATGCGCGGTTGACATAGGTAATGCGTTTTTGCATGTCATGAGCTCGAATACCCACAGGAGTGGAATTCTCCATCGCCTTACGGAAGCTAGTTTCGGTACGTAAACTTGCCTCTGCTTCTTGTCGTACTTGCATTTGTTTTAAAACAGACCAAAGGCTCCAAATCACGAAGACGCATAAGCCCATTACAACCCCGATCAACATTCGGAAAGTTAGATTGGTGGGTGGTGGATATGTATCGATACGTAAATTAATATTCGGACTTAAAACACCGATATCCAAACTCGTTTGATTGCTAAATGCTCTCTTAGGGATACCCTTATCAGAGGAAATAGCCAATACTTTTTCGTTATCTGTCAGTAAGGTGAAGCGATAGTGGGACTTAAGCTCACCAGGAATCACATCCAAAATTCCTTGAGTGGTATAGAGCGCAGCTAAGTAACCAATGATTTCACCGCCAACAATATTTGGCACCACTTGCCAAAAAACGATTTTTCTCTCAGCGGAAATGGGTTCGTCAGTTGGTAAATCCAAAAAGATGAACTGACTAAATGCAGCTCGACTCGTTACCCGACTGAGTTCAATGGCCGATAAAAGATTTGCATGAATAAGTTGATTGTTTTGAGATTTACTAACCCAGTCCGTTTTCTCGCTCTCAGCTGGT
Encoded here:
- a CDS encoding M3 family metallopeptidase is translated as MTTSSSNTLPSDLQNNPLLTFGRGIASYSKVKPEHIAPAIEYLLKRAQEAVDVAVNSDTAPTWNALAEPLEDATEALGRSWGVISHLNSVADTPELRAAYGEMLPKVTAFFSSLGQNLDLYKKFKELSKAPVFEKLSPAQKKVIENSLRDFRLGGAELSDADKPRFAQIQDEQAILGKAFSDHVLDATDSFVHLITNKAELVGLPEDAITAAADTAAQKNLQGWAFTLHFPSYYPVMQYSENRALRRLMYEAYVTRASELAPQYANGKLEWDNTLNMLEQLRLRDEEARMLGFKNYAALSLAPKMANSVEEVDSFLTNFAQKAKPFALKDWQELSDFAKTKLGISDGLEPWDIAFASERLKQERYSFSENELKQYFPLPKALDGLFQVIQTLFGVKIEAADLPTWHTDVQSFSVKNTQGNIVAYFYLDPYARPGKRGGAWMDDARGRRILPNGEIQIPVAYLVCNFAPPVKVDGVLRQPTITHDDVITLFHESGHGLHHLLTQVSALGVSGINGVEWDAVELPSQFMENFCWEWEVLEKMTSHAETGKPLPRELFEKMLAAKNFQNGYMTLRQIVMSLTDWRLHSTFDAQSTESRAVLELSREIANQFNVISQPEISRWINTFSHIFAGGYAAGYYSYKWAEVLSADVYSAFEEAAKLTGSVLDEKTGARYRQEILEVGGSRPAAESFKAFRGREPSIDALLRHGGLAQQA
- the xth gene encoding exodeoxyribonuclease III codes for the protein MTDSVRIAAWNVNSLKVRLPQVLRWLQDQEKKQQAIDALCLQELKLTDDKYPHKELEDAGYLSLAAGQKTYNGVAIILRKAALAPISSDIETAFLKPVRNIPDHADEQQRILAATVCFAGTQPMRLVSAYFPNGQSPESEKFTYKLNWLQALQTWLSEELQQNSRLALLGDFNIAPADEDVHDPKAWEGQNLVSPPERAAFQDLLKLGLHDSFRMFEQSPKTFSWWDYRMMGFRRNAGLRIDHILLSEALKAKCEASIVDKEPRAWEQPSDHAPVIATIKKT
- the folD gene encoding bifunctional methylenetetrahydrofolate dehydrogenase/methenyltetrahydrofolate cyclohydrolase FolD; this encodes MPAQLLDGNALSKKLRTEIAARGAIVTAKGTRPGLAVIVVGDNPASQVYVRNKVKACEDVGFHSVLERYSAELGEEELLARIATLNADPAIHGILVQLPLPEHIASERVLEAIAPEKDVDGFHVANAGALMVGQPEFKPCTPYGCMKILESIDYPIRGARAVIVGASNIVGKPMAMLLLQAGATVTICNSKTRDLAHHTKDADILVVATGKPKMISGDMVKNGAVVIDVGINRLPDGKLCGDVDFDTAKYVAGWITPVPGGVGPMTITMLLMNTLEAAEKAVKL
- a CDS encoding response regulator transcription factor gives rise to the protein MNLSATTKPNQAEVVYVVDDDEAVRDSLTWLLESNGYVVRCHASAERFLQSLQSTDKSTISCAILDVRMPGMSGLELQERLTSENLPMPVAFITGHGDVSMAVSTMKRGAIDFIEKPFKENDLCGLVDRMLAKARVVYSQASQRKITQGLLSKLTGRERQVLERIVAGRLNKQIADDLGISIKTVEAHRANIMEKLNVNTVADLLRLALSDPQPN
- the glnL gene encoding nitrogen regulation protein NR(II), which translates into the protein MLRNSFKGAASAAPFFPTLLDQMPNAIVVFTAENQQLVYVNPAAESALDLSRKSLEGQSVHNLFGDNEALNSMISEVRLGHVSAQRQEMMLHSMPSSIHQEIIPAHVVVAALEDPTLIMMEWFPIDQQLRSERDERVTQQVEANKQLMRNLAHEIKNPLGGIRGAAQLLEFELPEKGLREYTQVIIKESDRLQTLVDRLLAPHRKAHVMESFNVHEALERVRSLVLAEFPKGLRIIRNYDTSLPDLLGDREQLIQATLNIVHNAAQALSEEIRTGVAQIELKTRVARSVTIAKHRYKLALDLHVIDNGPGIPQEIIERIFFPLVSGREGGSGLGLTLAQTFVQQHQGFITCNSRPGRTDFHIQIPYRRQEKAS
- a CDS encoding PAS domain S-box protein, with amino-acid sequence MKFTPFASLVLSPFRWLRKIRGFRLVYTPLLAIVLFTAVMGIILGTLHLQEKNQQEAALFRELSFAKQRIQSRFLNNLEALTTINRELAASEDQVKLRQIAREQAEDIVVNNHEIVRIIWLDAQHRRQWIAPAESEKTDWVSKSQNNQLIHANLLSAIELSRVTSRAAFSQFIFLDLPTDEPISAERKIVFWQVVPNIVGGEIIGYLAALYTTQGILDVIPGELKSHYRFTLLTDNEKVLAISSDKGIPKRAFSNQTSLDIGVLSPNINLRIDTYPPPTNLTFRMLIGVVMGLCVFVIWSLWSVLKQMQVRQEAEASLRTETSFRKAMENSTPVGIRAHDMQKRITYVNRAFCEMTGWTADELMGLTPPFPFWPDSRRDELVEKMNRALRADISGSMKVGIEGVIVKRDGTLIQTRTFIAPLINEKGKQTGWVTSLIDISEPKKIREELAASQERFTTVLESLDAAVSVVSLETNALLFANRFYRERFGDDSKGHFQLAGNDASNTTMRDIAEDLEDSPPGIPTHFLYQESESEEVQLSDGSNQWFEVRRRFIPWVDGHLAQLLIATDITTRKEADELAQQQQERMQFTSRLTTMGEMASSLAHELNQPLSAISNYCMGVAKRLDGNLDPTLTKEILPALEKASEQAHRAGTIIQRIRGFVKRSEPQRKASCISEIINDAVGLVEIEAHRHRLSITSQIAENLPVVNLDPVLILQVVVNLLKNALDSVREAYPLSSRWSAPAVKISADLETSIFPAMLRIQVTDAGGGIPENVLEHMFEPFFSTKSDGMGMGLNICRSIIESHHGRLWATNVTDSEQTKLAGCTFTILLPLESPESKDNV
- the glnA gene encoding type I glutamate--ammonia ligase: MTKTVADVMKLVKEKECTFVDFRFVDTKGKEQHTTVPISAFDEDKFESGHAFDGSSIAGWKGIEASDMLLKPDPTAAYIDPFYEEPTLVLTCDVIEPADGKGYDRDPRSIAKRAEAYLKSTGIGDAAYFGPEPEFFIFDGVRWGADMQGCFVKIDSEEAPWSSSKEIEGGNTGHRPGKKGGYFPVAPVDTFQDMRSEMCLILESLGIPVEVHHHEVAGQGQNELGTKFSTLVQRADWTIWQKYVIQNVAHAYGKTATFMPKPVVGDNGSGMHVHQSVWKNGENLFAGNGYAGLSEFALFYIGGIIKHAKALNAITNPGTNSYKRLVPGFEAPVKLAYSARNRSASIRIPHVANPKGRRIETRFPDPLANPYLAFSALLMAGLDGVQNKIHPGEAADKNLYDLPPEEDAKIPTVCASLEEALDALRKDHEFLTRGGVFTESMIDAYINLKMEDVTRFRMTTHPIEFDMYYSL
- the ntrC gene encoding nitrogen regulation protein NR(I) codes for the protein MKPVWIVDDDQSIRWVLEKALSRENIPHKSFSNPNDVLNALEKETPQVLISDIRMPRGNGLDLLQHVKASHPHLPVIIMTAYSDLDSAVSSFQGGAFEYLTKPFDVEKAVELIHRAVEQGTRDNSGAKELTAWRQDATEIIGQAPAMQEIFRAIGRLAQSNATVLITGESGTGKELVAHALHKHSPSAKGPFVSLSTSAVPKDLLESELFGHERGAFPGAQTLRRGRLEQADGGTLFLGEVGDLPFDLQTRLLRVLSDGHFYRIGGQDPIKANVRIIASTHQNLEARVVAGLFREDLLHRLNVIRLRMPSLRERTEDIPMLARHFMLSCAKSLGVQPKKLSDEVLKEISAMPFPGNVRQLENLCHWLTVMTSANVIGVSDLPADIVAQANEQPIALQSESAPSNPNLAKAASGDWESGLGRLAVKMLQDGEKEVFDALTARFEKAVLQAALEVTRGRRVEAAQRLGIGRNTITRKLQELGIDD